In Pseudomonas sp. PDNC002, the DNA window CCCGCTGATCGCCGACAACGTGCCGTGCTGGACTTTCGGCATCAACAAGCCGGACTTCAAGGCTTTCGGCCTGATCGAGGAGGACGGCGAGAAGTGGCTGGCCTTCCAGTTCGACAAGCTGATGCCAGCCCGCGAGCTGAAGATTCGTGGTGCGCACAACCAGTCCAACGCGCTGGCCGCACTGGCCTTGGGCCACGCCGTCGGGCTGCCGTTCGAGCCGATGCTGCAGACCCTGCGCGAATTCGCCGGCCTCGCCCATCGCTGCCAGTGGGTACGCGAGCGCAACGGCGTGAATTTCTATGACGACTCCAAGGCCACCAACGTCGGCGCCGCCCTGGCTGCCATCGAAGGCCTGGGCGCCGACATCGACGGCAAGCTGGTGCTGATCGCCGGTGGCGACGGCAAAGGTGCCGATTTCCATGACCTGCGTGGCCCGGTTGCGCAGCATTGCCGCGCCGTGGTGCTGCTGGGGCGTGATGCCGAACTGGTGAGCGCCGCTATCGGCAACGCCGTGCCCAAAGTGCGTGTGAACACCCTCGAAGAAGCCGTCGAGCATGCCGCCGACCTCGCCCTGCCGGGGGATGCGGTACTGCTGTCGCCGGCCTGCGCGAGCCTGGACATGTTCAAGAACTACGAAGAACGCGGACGCCTGTTCGCCAAGGCCGCGGAGGAGCTCGCCTGATGTTCTCCTTCCTGCGTCCTTATCCGTCCCCGCTGATCAGCCGCAACGGCATCGATATTGATTTCCCGTTGCTGGCCGGTTGCCTGGCGCTGCTAGGCCTGGGATTGGTGATGGTCACCTCGGCGTCCTCCGAGGTCGCCGCGGCGCAGTCCGGCAACCCGCTGTACTTCTCGGTCCGCCACCTGATCTACCTCGCCATCGGCTTCGTCGCCTGCGGCGTGACCATGATGGTGCCGATGGAAACCTGGCAGCGCCTGGGCTGGAAGCTGCTGGCCGTGGCCTTCGTGCTGCTGGTGATGGTGATCACCCC includes these proteins:
- the murD gene encoding UDP-N-acetylmuramoyl-L-alanine--D-glutamate ligase, producing the protein MSLIASDQFRIVVGLGKSGMSLVRYLARQGVPFAVADTRANPPELATLREQYPQVEVRCGDLDADFLCRAQELYVSPGLSLRVPALIEAAARGVRLSGDVDLFARNAKAPIVAITGSNAKSTVTTLVGDMAKAAGKRVAVGGNLGTPALDLLADDVELYVVELSSFQLETCERLNAEVATCLNVSEDHMDRYDGMADYHLAKHRIFRGARQVVVNRADALSRPLIADNVPCWTFGINKPDFKAFGLIEEDGEKWLAFQFDKLMPARELKIRGAHNQSNALAALALGHAVGLPFEPMLQTLREFAGLAHRCQWVRERNGVNFYDDSKATNVGAALAAIEGLGADIDGKLVLIAGGDGKGADFHDLRGPVAQHCRAVVLLGRDAELVSAAIGNAVPKVRVNTLEEAVEHAADLALPGDAVLLSPACASLDMFKNYEERGRLFAKAAEELA